A genomic segment from Aegilops tauschii subsp. strangulata cultivar AL8/78 chromosome 1, Aet v6.0, whole genome shotgun sequence encodes:
- the LOC109771320 gene encoding uncharacterized protein isoform X3 — MKFLRMHVSKLDITSTSSSMTEFDKVALEEDINSRMSSELEKHLQFPDQLLMREYFNRVKIRNLARECCIQAKKTGVIFVEEFLPVRNLEEQMLPKSWPQNFGQQLLPRNLPQMKKRVKQSLDSTRAYLHRQGATRASGLKYVVGAVSLACIIMAGQRESK, encoded by the exons ATGAAATTTTTAAGGATGCATGTGAGTAAATTGGACATAACTTCCACAAGCAGCAGCATGACTGAG TTTGATAAGGTAGCTTTGGAGGAGGACATCAACTCTCGTATGAGTTCAGAATTAGAGAAGCATCTACAATTCCCTGACCAG TTGCTCATGCGAGAATATTTCAATCGTGTGAAAATAAGGAACCTTGCCAGGGAGTGTTGTATTCAAGCAAAAAAGACTGGAGTCATTTTTGTTGAAGAG TTTCTACCCGTACGAAATTTGGAAGAACAGATGTTACCCAAAAGTTGGCCCCAGAATTTTGGACAACAGCTGTTACCCAGAAATTTGCCCCAGATGAAAAAGAGAGTTAAGCAGTCACTTGACTCAACCAGGGCTTACCTGCATCGACAGGGCGCTACTCGTGCTAGCGGTTTGAAGTATGTGGTTGGTGCAGTTTCTCTTGCTTGTATCATCATGGCTGGCCAACGCGAGAGTAAGTAA
- the LOC109771320 gene encoding uncharacterized protein isoform X1 — MVFEDIMHTAKPFCNLILSSNPEEVLKRIKESTRWSDVLNDYELQRGLEGHMKFLRMHVSKLDITSTSSSMTEFDKVALEEDINSRMSSELEKHLQFPDQLLMREYFNRVKIRNLARECCIQAKKTGVIFVEEFLPVRNLEEQMLPKSWPQNFGQQLLPRNLPQMKKRVKQSLDSTRAYLHRQGATRASGLKYVVGAVSLACIIMAGQRESK, encoded by the exons TAATCCTGAAGAAGTTTTAAAACGGATCAAAGAGTCAACTAGATGGTCTGATGTGCTGAATGATTATGAGCTACAACGTGGTCTAGAG GGTCATATGAAATTTTTAAGGATGCATGTGAGTAAATTGGACATAACTTCCACAAGCAGCAGCATGACTGAG TTTGATAAGGTAGCTTTGGAGGAGGACATCAACTCTCGTATGAGTTCAGAATTAGAGAAGCATCTACAATTCCCTGACCAG TTGCTCATGCGAGAATATTTCAATCGTGTGAAAATAAGGAACCTTGCCAGGGAGTGTTGTATTCAAGCAAAAAAGACTGGAGTCATTTTTGTTGAAGAG TTTCTACCCGTACGAAATTTGGAAGAACAGATGTTACCCAAAAGTTGGCCCCAGAATTTTGGACAACAGCTGTTACCCAGAAATTTGCCCCAGATGAAAAAGAGAGTTAAGCAGTCACTTGACTCAACCAGGGCTTACCTGCATCGACAGGGCGCTACTCGTGCTAGCGGTTTGAAGTATGTGGTTGGTGCAGTTTCTCTTGCTTGTATCATCATGGCTGGCCAACGCGAGAGTAAGTAA
- the LOC109771319 gene encoding putative pentatricopeptide repeat-containing protein At3g23330, with protein MATTMLPSPSLPPTPRGVLSPRCSLQAPTHAHRVPDGASRRRHAPVQRARPEAAAYAREIGACVRARRWGAACEAFAAMRAAGAAPDRFLLPQVLRACAGADAPRLAAAAHALAAKGGPALADDAVVGNAIVAMYAALGDVRAARAAFESLPERDVVAWTALVGAYANAGELGEAFQLFESMQASGVRPDVISWNTLVSGFARNGDIGAALDLFDEMRLRGVKPRVSSWNCIISGCVQNARYDEALGIFLEMCETEMPDAVTIASILPACTGLMALGLGKQLHSYAVRCGIKLNVYIGSSLIGMYSECREFAYATSVFAAIDGERNVTVWNELIQSYICDGRMDKACEAFNLMQQDGLKPDTVTYNNFIAAYARAGQKELANELLSGMMNVSLKPNVVSMNALISGLHQFGLCADALEVFRYMQLLNSGDAKRWTFLDNSNPIQPNGTTVTSVLSLLTDLKLDRLGKEVHCYALRNGLTSNIFVSSKLVDLYGKTGDMVSAANVFQGISNKNVVTWNSLLAAYKHNRKPEVVLKLFCEMLESNLLPNLVTVQIALLSSGMTMASGYGRELHGFIQKNWPDGYPVTLASALIDMYGKCGKVEDARLAFERSVEKDVAVWNAMISCYLLHRMPRDIKRLFEILEQSRTRPDPVTFILLLSACKQEGSMVEARSYFYNMEDLYGIKPSLKHYTCMVDIMGTAGLLEESLELIQKMPVEPDACLWSTVLKACKLHSDLDVAAKAAKALFELEPNNASNYMLLSNIYANSGFWDSTESVRDAMTEHGLHVESQCSWLYLGTSVDSFEAGDLSHPAFEDILSTWKDLASRMAESGYAPQDDEPYCNVQVDPLSCHHTERIAVCYGLISMRAHEPIRVSKNFRMCKECHSSIKFISRDKKREILISDGCTYHHFSNGSCSCGDMW; from the coding sequence ATGGCGACCACCATGCTGCCGTCCCCGTCTCTGCCTCCTACTCCCCGCGGCGTCTTATCGCCGCGCTGCTCACTGCAGGCCCCGACCCACGCGCACCGGGTGCCGGACGGGGCATCCCGGAGGCGGCATGCCCCGGTGCAGCGCGCCCGACCCGAGGCCGCGGCGTACGCGCGGGAGATAGGCGCCTGCGTGCGTGCGCGGCGCTGGGGCGCGGCATGCGAGGCGTTCGCGGCCATGCGCGCCGCCGGGGCCGCGCCGGACAGGTTCCTCCTCCCGCAGGTGCTCCGGGCCTGCGCCGGGGCGGACgcgccccgcctcgccgccgccgcgcacgcgCTCGCCGCCAAGGGCGGGCCCGCGCTCGCCGACGACGCCGTGGTAGGGAACGCTATCGTCGCCATGTACGCGGCGCTCGGGGACGTCCGCGCCGCGCGTGCAGCGTTCGAGTCGCTCCCCGAACGCGACGTCGTGGCATGGACGGCTCTCGTGGGCGCCTACGCCAACGCCGGGGAGCTGGGCGAGGCCTTCCAGCTGTTTGAATCGATGCAGGCCAGTGGCGTGCGGCCTGACGTGATTTCGTGGAACACCCTCGTCTCCGGCTTCGCGAGAAATGGTGATATTGGTGCTGCGCTCGATCTATTTGACGAAATGCGACTGAGGGGTGTCAAGCCACGGGTCAGTTCTTGGAACTGCATCATCTCTGGCTGTGTGCAGAATGCGCGCTATGATGAGGCTTTGGGCATCTTCCTGGAGATGTGCGAGACTGAGATGCCCGATGCGGTCACTATTGCTAGTATACTCCCTGCTTGCACTGGCTTGATGGCACTGGGCCTTGGAAAGCAGCTGCATTCTTATGCTGTACGTTGTGGTATCAAATTAAATGTCTACATTGGTTCTTCTTTGATTGGCATGTACTCCGAGTGCAGAGAGTTTGCTTATGCCACAAGCGTGTTCGCCGCCATTGATGGGGAGAGGAATGTCACTGTATGGAATGAGTTGATTCAATCATATATCTGTGATGGGAGGATGGACAAAGCGTGTGAAGCCTTTAACTTGATGCAGCAGGATGGATTGAAGCCTGACACTGTCACATATAACAATTTCATCGCTGCATATGCTAGAGCAGGTCAGAAAGAACTAGCAAATGAACTGTTGTCAGGCATGATGAATGTCAGCTTGAAGCCTAATGTGGTATCAATGAATGCTTTAATATCCGGTTTGCATCAGTTTGGCCTCTGTGCTGATGCACTGGAAGTTTTCAGATACATGCAGCTCCTAAACAGCGGAGATGCAAAGCGTTGGACATTTCTGGATAATAGCAACCCCATCCAACCAAATGGTACTACAGTTACTAGTGTCCTCTCACTGTTGACAGACCTCAAGTTAGATCGTCTCGGGAAGGAAGTACACTGCTATGCTCTAAGGAATGGTCTGACGTCAAACATATTTGTTTCCAGCAAATTGGTTGACCTTTATGGTAAAACTGGTGATATGGTATCTGCTGCTAATGTCTTCCAGGGAATCAGTAATAAGAATGTTGTCACTTGGAACAGTCTGCTAGCAGCTTACAAACATAATAGGAAGCCAGAAGTTGTTTTGAAACTATTCTGTGAAATGCTCGAGTCTAATTTACTTCCTAACTTGGTTACAGTGCAGATAGCGCTTTTGTCTTCTGGTATGACGATGGCATCAGGGTATGGGAGAGAACTGCATGGTTTCATACAGAAAAACTGGCCTGATGGTTATCCAGTCACTCTTGCAAGTGCGCTAATAGATATGTATGGGAAATGTGGTAAGGTTGAGGATGCTAGACTGGCTTTTGAGCGCAGTGTTGAAAAGGATGTAGCAGTATGGAATGCAATGATTAGTTGCTACTTGCTTCATAGGATGCCTAGAGATATTAAAAGATTGTTCGAAATACTTGAACAATCTAGAACTCGGCCAGATCCTGTTACTTTCATCTTACTTCTTTCAGCTTGTAAGCAAGAAGGTTCCATGGTGGAAGCTCGGAGCTATTTCTACAATATGGAAGATTTGTATGGCATAAAACCAAGTTTAAAACACTACACTTGCATGGTTGACATCATGGGAACAGCTGGTTTATTGGAGGAGTCACTAGAACTTATCCAGAAGATGCCAGTTGAGCCGGATGCATGCCTATGGTCTACTGTTCTCAAAGCTTGTAAGCTTCACTCAGATTTGGACGTTGCGGCTAAGGCTGCAAAAGCTCTTTTCGAGCTTGAACCAAATAATGCTTCAAACTACATGTTGCTTTCCAATATATATGCGAACAGCGGCTTTTGGGATTCCACTGAATCTGTAAGAGATGCCATGACAGAGCACGGGTTGCATGTTGAGAGCCAGTGTAGCTGGCTATATCTTGGCACAAGTGTGGATTCGTTTGAGGCTGGAGATTTGTCCCATCCTGCATTTGAGGATATTTTGAGTACATGGAAGGACTTGGCTAGTAGGATGGCAGAGTCTGGGTATGCTCCTCAAGACGATGAGCCCTATTGCAATGTACAAGTTGATCCATTGTCGTGCCACCACACCGAGCGGATTGCTGTGTGCTATGGACTTATTTCCATGCGTGCCCATGAACCGATACGGGTCTCGAAGAATTTCCGAATGTGCAAGGAATGCCATTCCTCAATCAAGTTCATCTCAAGGGATAAGAAGCGGGAGATACTGATTTCAGATGGTTGCACCTATCACCACTTCAGCAATGGCTCGTGCAGCTGTGGGGACATGTGGTAG